Genomic segment of Neofelis nebulosa isolate mNeoNeb1 chromosome 17, mNeoNeb1.pri, whole genome shotgun sequence:
tcagggtctttgcagaccAAGTCTGTTTCCACACAACTCTTCCCACATATTCTGTCCCCTAAAGTGACTTCTGATCTTTGGAGTCTGGCTGGACACCACAGTCTTGGCAGATGTACTATCCATCTCACCCCCACTTTCCTTTTATTCTGAGGTGTGTCCCAGAGCGCTGAGTGCAGAAGGCATTCAgttcaatatccattcattcgttcgttcattacGCGCCCTGGGGCGGGTgggcctggtgtgtgtgtgaggaggtAGGGGGTCATAGAGACAGGTTGCCTCCACCTTCTACCTGGGACACAGGCTTGAGGGGCGGAAGGGGTGGTAGATGGGAGCCAGGGCCTGGGGTGGTGTCTGCTCCCTCATTCCACTCGTAGCTACCGGCGGGTGTGGAGTTCGGCTGCAGGAATATCTCTTCTGCAGTCCACGCAAGGGCTGGAGTCCGATGGACCAGGGGTGAGCCCTACTCCTGCCTCCACTCTTGCTCTGGGGAGAAGGCCGCCACCTGGGGTCGCAATGGAGTCTAAACCAGCCGAGACCCATCTAGGGCTTCAGACCGCCTTCCCAGCCTTTGTCGCCTTGCAGCAGCTCTACACAGCCGGGAGCGCACGAGGGCGTGGCCCGCAGATTGACAGCGCAGGCCCCGGCGCATCCCAGTCCCTAGGGCGACGCCGGAAGCGTGTCCTGGCCGAGACATTCCTTGCTGCCCCGCAGCCCGAGCCTCGGCGACTTTAGTTGCGACTCGGTCGAGAGCAGGAAGTTCAATACCTACCGGCCTGAAGCGGCGGCTGATCGCCATAGAAACACCGGAAACGTGCTCCGACCTAGCGCTTCCCTGCGCCACAGCGGCTGCGGACTTCGGTTCCGCCGGCGTCGCAGCCTGAAAGCGTGGCCTTGGCGGTGGTGAGCGGGAGAAGGCCAAGTCCCGGCCTGGTGCCTGAGAAGGAGCCGGAGGTGGGGTCGGGCGGGCATCCCCCTGCTGCAGGGCCGGCGGGCAGGCCGGGGCGTGCCCAAGGGAGGGCGCCGGCGCTAGGTTTGGAGTGCACGCTGTGGACGTGAGGGGGCGCTGCAGGATGGGGGCATGGCTCTGGCTAGCGCGCGGAGGCGGGAAATACAGGTTGGCCGGGTCTGGAGCGGGGGCAGCCCGAGCGGATCAGAGAGGGGGCTTTGGGGTTAGGGTAGGGAGCGAGCAATGGAGCAGAGTATGGGAAAGAGTGCTTGGAGCAAAGCGCATGGCGTGGGCAAAGGCGTGGCAGCGAGAATGCGGCGCCATACCCGGGAGGGTGGGCCTTTGTTCTGAGGCGCCAAGAAGACCCTGCTGCGTCTGGACTGAGAGATCACAGACCGGGAGCAGGGTGGAGGTGGGTCGGAAAAGGCAGGCTTCAAGTCGTATGGGTTGATGCGCAGGTTTCTGCCCCAGTCGCCCAGACACAGATTTGAAGGTCTTTAGACGGTGGGTGAATAAAGACGGGGAAAAGTGCTGTGGCATAGATAACGATATGTGCAAAGACTTGGCTTTTTTGACGAATTGCCAAGAATTAATTCATCACCATGGAGGgctctgagcagaggagggtcccGATCTGTCAGGTCTGAACAGGCTCCCTCTGGCTGTCGCGTGGGGGAatagaccgggggggggggggcggggggcgggtaaCACAAGGAAATGACTCCCATCAGCCTCCACCAATGGTACCGGGGCAGTGGAGGTGTGCGAAGTGATGTGAGGGTAAGATATAGAACATGCAAGAAAGGGAGGGGTCTGGACCCAGAAGAGGAAAGGTGGTTTGGGTAAGAGGAGCCAGAGGGGATGAGTCTGAGACCCCATTAGACCAGGAAGGTTAAGAGAAGCCACACTCCAGGGCTGTGTGACCCCGCCTGAGCTAGGCTGGTGGAGTGAGAGTGAGTGTCAGGGTGTGACCTGTGTCCCGACTGTCCTCCCCTAGACTGGAGTTGTGTGTGGCTTGAGTACAGGATGAGCCAAACCCATCTTTGTTTGGTAGAGGGGAAACTTATCCTAGTGAGCATGGTGCCTACTTGATGAGTGATGACGGGTGAAGTATCAGAGCTTCTCAGAGTCCCAGAGTCCCCTGGGGAGCGGTATCCCCTCCCCTTTCTGGTGTCTGAGCATGGGCAGTGCTGGGATTAGGAAGCTAAAGTTTTGACAAGAATCATCCGGGTTGCTCAGACATGCTGATCTGGAGGCTGCTGCTATTCCACCTTTCCCTTCCCAACCACACACCCTTCAAAGTCCACACAAGCCCCCTCTCTACACCACACCCACACCTTGTGCCCTCCAGGCTATATCAAGATTCCAAGATGCACCAGGCTGCAGGGGGCACCTCCCTACCTGCTGCGTTGGGGTCTGCCAGAGaccttgtatttttcttctgtggaATGCCCGCCAGGCTATGCCCAACCTACTCTCAACCCTTTGTGACCACGCACACCCTGAAACGCTTAGCCCAGGAGGCAGGTCGTGCCATCACGCCCCGGCGAAGACCTCTGCATACACTAGTTAACATAACCCAATTCCGAGGCAACAGACTTTGGTCTCCACGGGGTCTTGAATGCTCCAAGGTTGGATGATGTAGTAAAGGGAGATCAAAAAGAAGCTGAGAGTGGGAGGAATCACAGCCAGCCCTGATGCGGAGTGGATAAGGTGTGACAGCCAGTTCGGGATGGGCATCCCTGCCCTCTTCTCCACAGAGCTGGTCCCTGGAAGGGGGACATGGGGAAGGTTTATGGATACTGGAGTTAGGGCGAGGGGGGTGTGAACCAGTATAGGGGAAGCTGAGCTCTGGACCCTCCGCTGGGCAGTCAGCAAGACTGGGAGGGAGCCAGATATTTGGTATTCCCAACCTTCTCCCAGGGGTGTGCCGGGAGTTTCCTAGGTGGAGCTGCAGAGGTCCTGGAGTCtgggggtgggagttgggggTAGTCCTCTATATGGGAATAGGGCTCGAGGGGCCTTTTGGGAAGGGCTGGGACTATGGTGCGCCCATGGGCCTTGTCCCGCAATAAGGGCTCAAGGGGCAGGGACaatgaggcggggagggggggggggccctggctgaccttcccccccccccatccggTGCAGATGGCTGCAGCAGAGGCGGTGCACCACATACACCTGCAGAACTTCTCCCGCTCGCTGCTCGAGACCCTCAACGGGCAGCGGCTGGGTGGTCATTTCTGCGACGTGACTGTGCGGATCCGTGAGGCTTCGCTGCGTGCCCATCGCTGCGTGTTGGCTGCCGGCTCGCCCTTCTTCCAGGACAAGCTGCTGCTCGGCCACTCCGAGATCCGCGTGCCGCCAGTGGTGCCGGCGCAAACGGTGCGCCAGCTCGTCGAGTTCCTCTACAGCGGCTCGCTTGTAGTGGCACAAGGCGAAGCGCTGCAGGTGCTCACGGCCGCGTCGGTGCTGCGCATCCAGACGGTCATAGACGAGTGCACCCAGATCATCGCCCGCGCCCGAGCCCCGGTCCCCGGCGCGCCCGCGCCCCTGCCCACGCCCGTGCCCCCACCTCTTGCACCTGCGCAGCTACGCCACCGCCTGCGCCACTTGCTGGCCGCGCGCCCTCCGGGCCACCCCGGTGCCGCGCATAGCCGCAAGCAGCGCCAGCCGGCGCGCTTGCAGCTGCCGGCGCCCACTGCGCCCACCAAGGCGGAGGGGTCGGAAGTCGACCCCTCCCTTCCCGCGGCCACAGACGACGGCGGTGACGGCGAGGAGGACACCGATGATGAAACCGACGGCGAGGACGGCGAAAGCGGCGGCCCAGGAGAGGGCCAAGCGCCCCCTTCCTTCCCAGACTGCGCTGCCGGCTTCCTCACCGCCGCCCCTGACAGCGCGTGCGAGGAGCCGCCCGCACCCGCCGGCCTTTCGGACTATGGCGGCGCCGGCAGGGACTTTCTTCGGGGCGCTTCGGCGGCCGAGGATGTGTTCCCCGAGAGCTACGTCTCCGCTTGGCAAGATGAGGATGGCACCGCGGCGGAAGCCTGTCCCGCCGAGACGCCGGCCCCGCCTGATTGTGTCCTGTCTGGATCCCGAGCCCCAGGCGTGAAGACCCAGGGGCCACCTGTCTCACTTTTCCCCTTTCATCTGGGCGCTCCTGGGCCACCTGCGCAACCTCCTCCCGCACCCTCGGGGCCTACTCCTGCGCTCCCTTCCGCCTTCTATCCCACACTCCAGCCAGATGCGGCCCCTAGCGCTCCTGCTCCTCCGGGGGAggccccagccccgcccaccGCTCCCGCTGTGGCCCCCTCGGCCACCCCTGCCAGAGCCCCGGGTTCCGA
This window contains:
- the ZBTB45 gene encoding zinc finger and BTB domain-containing protein 45 isoform X2; the protein is MALASARRREIQMAAAEAVHHIHLQNFSRSLLETLNGQRLGGHFCDVTVRIREASLRAHRCVLAAGSPFFQDKLLLGHSEIRVPPVVPAQTVRQLVEFLYSGSLVVAQGEALQVLTAASVLRIQTVIDECTQIIARARAPVPGAPAPLPTPVPPPLAPAQLRHRLRHLLAARPPGHPGAAHSRKQRQPARLQLPAPTAPTKAEGSEVDPSLPAATDDGGDGEEDTDDETDGEDGESGGPGEGQAPPSFPDCAAGFLTAAPDSACEEPPAPAGLSDYGGAGRDFLRGASAAEDVFPESYVSAWQDEDGTAAEACPAETPAPPDCVLSGSRAPGVKTQGPPVSLFPFHLGAPGPPAQPPPAPSGPTPALPSAFYPTLQPDAAPSAPAPPGEAPAPPTAPAVAPSATPARAPGSEPPAYECSHCRKTFSSRKNYTKHMFIHSGEKPHQCAVCWRSFSLRDYLLKHMVTHTGVRAFQCAVCAKRFTQKSSLNVHMRTHRPERAPCPACGKVFSHRALLERHLAAHPAP
- the ZBTB45 gene encoding zinc finger and BTB domain-containing protein 45 isoform X3, yielding MAAAEAVHHIHLQNFSRSLLETLNGQRLGGHFCDVTVRIREASLRAHRCVLAAGSPFFQDKLLLGHSEIRVPPVVPAQTVRQLVEFLYSGSLVVAQGEALQVLTAASVLRIQTVIDECTQIIARARAPVPGAPAPLPTPVPPPLAPAQLRHRLRHLLAARPPGHPGAAHSRKQRQPARLQLPAPTAPTKAEGSEVDPSLPAATDDGGDGEEDTDDETDGEDGESGGPGEGQAPPSFPDCAAGFLTAAPDSACEEPPAPAGLSDYGGAGRDFLRGASAAEDVFPESYVSAWQDEDGTAAEACPAETPAPPDCVLSGSRAPGVKTQGPPVSLFPFHLGAPGPPAQPPPAPSGPTPALPSAFYPTLQPDAAPSAPAPPGEAPAPPTAPAVAPSATPARAPGSEPPAYECSHCRKTFSSRKNYTKHMFIHSGEKPHQCAVCWRSFSLRDYLLKHMVTHTGVRAFQCAVCAKRFTQKSSLNVHMRTHRPERAPCPACGKVFSHRALLERHLAAHPAP
- the ZBTB45 gene encoding zinc finger and BTB domain-containing protein 45 isoform X1 encodes the protein MAWAKAWQRECGAIPGRVGLCSEAPRRPCCVWTERSQTGSRVEMAAAEAVHHIHLQNFSRSLLETLNGQRLGGHFCDVTVRIREASLRAHRCVLAAGSPFFQDKLLLGHSEIRVPPVVPAQTVRQLVEFLYSGSLVVAQGEALQVLTAASVLRIQTVIDECTQIIARARAPVPGAPAPLPTPVPPPLAPAQLRHRLRHLLAARPPGHPGAAHSRKQRQPARLQLPAPTAPTKAEGSEVDPSLPAATDDGGDGEEDTDDETDGEDGESGGPGEGQAPPSFPDCAAGFLTAAPDSACEEPPAPAGLSDYGGAGRDFLRGASAAEDVFPESYVSAWQDEDGTAAEACPAETPAPPDCVLSGSRAPGVKTQGPPVSLFPFHLGAPGPPAQPPPAPSGPTPALPSAFYPTLQPDAAPSAPAPPGEAPAPPTAPAVAPSATPARAPGSEPPAYECSHCRKTFSSRKNYTKHMFIHSGEKPHQCAVCWRSFSLRDYLLKHMVTHTGVRAFQCAVCAKRFTQKSSLNVHMRTHRPERAPCPACGKVFSHRALLERHLAAHPAP